One genomic window of Mucilaginibacter sp. SJ includes the following:
- a CDS encoding FMN-dependent NADH-azoreductase: MKNILHIISSPRGEASFSTKLGRAIIEKIQSADSPYTVKVHDLTETPFPHLGQAQLSAFFTRPENRTAENLAGVRYSEEAVNELLEANVIVISVPIYNFHIHSTLKAWIDQVVRAGRTVRFGPNGVEGLVRDKKVFLAISSKGVYSEGPLQELDFATPYLRHILGYLGLTDIEVLRVEGSSVPREQDVLLTQVMDRFEVRDLF; this comes from the coding sequence ATGAAGAATATTTTGCATATCATTTCCAGTCCGCGTGGCGAGGCTTCCTTCAGCACCAAACTGGGCAGGGCAATTATTGAAAAGATCCAGTCAGCCGATTCCCCGTATACCGTGAAAGTGCACGACCTGACCGAAACACCCTTTCCGCATTTGGGACAAGCACAACTGAGCGCGTTTTTTACACGACCTGAAAACCGTACGGCTGAAAACCTTGCGGGAGTCCGTTATTCTGAAGAAGCGGTAAACGAATTGCTGGAGGCGAATGTGATCGTGATCAGTGTGCCCATCTATAATTTCCATATCCACTCCACGCTCAAAGCCTGGATTGATCAGGTTGTCAGGGCAGGGCGCACGGTCCGATTTGGCCCGAACGGTGTTGAAGGGCTGGTGAGGGACAAAAAGGTGTTCCTGGCTATCAGTTCTAAAGGGGTATACTCTGAAGGTCCGCTACAAGAGCTTGATTTTGCAACACCCTATCTCAGGCATATTCTGGGGTATCTGGGCCTGACGGATATCGAAGTTTTACGCGTGGAAGGCTCTTCAGTGCCCCGGGAGCAGGATGTATTATTGACGCAGGTCATGGACCGTTTTGAAGTTCGGGACTTGTTTTAA
- a CDS encoding RNA polymerase sigma-70 factor, translating into MLDIDVKDLLLKIAYDDDLASFQKIYFLYYDRLLKLACSFVKLTEVGEEIVDDVFIKVWTTRGKLAGVNNLTVYLYVAVKNQSINYNAANRMSYIDFESVNFEFKDHGSSPEDIFITDELAKIIDNTIERLPAECKMVYKLVKEDRLKYRKVAEILNISVKTVEYHMGNALKTIAAAISSSSGHHKKVFKKLSGIFLF; encoded by the coding sequence ATGTTAGATATTGACGTTAAAGATTTACTCTTAAAAATAGCCTATGATGATGATCTGGCATCTTTTCAAAAAATTTATTTTTTGTATTATGACAGGCTGTTAAAATTAGCCTGCTCTTTTGTGAAATTAACTGAAGTAGGCGAGGAGATAGTAGATGATGTTTTTATAAAAGTATGGACAACCCGGGGCAAATTAGCCGGTGTTAATAATTTAACAGTTTACTTGTATGTAGCGGTCAAAAACCAGTCGATCAACTATAATGCAGCTAATAGAATGAGCTATATTGACTTTGAATCGGTCAATTTTGAGTTTAAAGACCATGGCAGTTCCCCCGAGGATATATTCATCACGGATGAACTTGCAAAAATTATTGATAACACGATAGAAAGGTTACCTGCCGAATGTAAAATGGTATATAAACTTGTTAAAGAAGACAGGCTAAAATACCGGAAGGTAGCAGAAATCTTGAATATTTCTGTTAAAACGGTTGAATATCATATGGGCAACGCGCTTAAAACAATAGCTGCGGCAATTTCCTCTTCATCCGGCCATCATAAAAAGGTTTTTAAAAAGTTATCTGGCATTTTCCTTTTTTAG
- a CDS encoding RagB/SusD family nutrient uptake outer membrane protein, whose product MKKIIITFLMFSVSLFSCKKLLDQPPQSQLAASKFWKTADDARAGIAGIYDGIQDMFTSQYIYWGDGRSDNLSYHPTYNDGLPLALNVLTPTTNGADWTLIYATISRANFAIKYIPTIDGIDPILSKDLQAQALGIRAYCYFWLIRLWGNVPMWTEPYEDLSSDPYKAVTPAADIVKNLILPDLQKAFDLSDHTASVVWNLNSGGIAAMLMDVYMYNHDYSNALLWCDNLFKLNRYSLESTANWKNNFIAPTNTKECIWSLNWDFTVDGGNKTSQEIGAGDTNSDFSVDPALWSYYTTTPTDIRGALSVDFKVNNHDKILKYYAASLDKNGNQIYPNSPQANLLFPLYRLADIYLLRAEALNRTGDLANALVYLNMVHTRAGLPAYQASDFADADAMLYGSPVNANGILRERQLELFCEAKRWFDLQRNNIIISIMDPVIRIRQVNKGFPSTGFGDPRKIFWPIDQDVLNANTKLTQNPPY is encoded by the coding sequence ATGAAAAAAATAATCATTACTTTTTTAATGTTCTCCGTTTCGCTGTTCAGCTGTAAAAAATTGTTGGATCAGCCACCTCAAAGTCAGCTGGCCGCCAGTAAATTCTGGAAAACAGCTGATGATGCCAGGGCAGGTATTGCCGGCATATATGATGGCATTCAGGATATGTTTACCAGCCAGTATATTTATTGGGGCGATGGCCGCAGCGATAACTTAAGTTATCACCCTACCTATAATGACGGTTTGCCACTGGCACTAAATGTTTTAACGCCAACCACTAATGGCGCCGACTGGACACTGATCTACGCAACCATCAGCCGTGCAAATTTTGCTATAAAATATATCCCCACCATTGACGGAATTGACCCCATTTTATCAAAGGACCTGCAGGCACAGGCCCTGGGGATAAGGGCTTACTGCTATTTTTGGCTGATAAGGCTCTGGGGAAATGTACCCATGTGGACAGAGCCTTATGAAGACCTGAGTTCCGACCCATACAAAGCTGTGACGCCAGCCGCCGATATTGTAAAAAATCTTATCCTGCCCGATCTGCAGAAAGCTTTTGACCTGTCAGACCATACAGCATCTGTAGTGTGGAATTTAAACTCTGGAGGTATCGCTGCTATGTTAATGGATGTTTACATGTATAATCATGACTACAGTAATGCTTTATTATGGTGCGATAACCTGTTTAAATTAAACCGATATAGCCTGGAAAGTACCGCCAATTGGAAAAATAATTTTATAGCTCCAACAAATACCAAAGAGTGTATCTGGAGCCTAAACTGGGATTTTACCGTTGACGGAGGAAATAAAACTTCACAGGAAATTGGTGCCGGCGATACCAATAGTGACTTTTCTGTCGATCCGGCTTTATGGTCATACTATACCACAACCCCAACTGACATCAGAGGAGCTTTAAGTGTTGATTTTAAAGTGAATAACCATGATAAAATATTAAAATATTATGCGGCCAGCCTGGATAAGAACGGCAACCAGATTTATCCCAATTCGCCCCAGGCTAACCTGCTTTTTCCATTGTACCGCCTTGCAGATATTTACCTGTTAAGGGCTGAAGCGTTAAACCGGACAGGTGATCTGGCCAACGCTCTGGTTTATTTAAATATGGTACATACCCGGGCAGGCTTACCGGCCTACCAGGCAAGTGATTTTGCTGATGCCGATGCCATGCTTTACGGCAGCCCTGTTAACGCCAACGGAATTTTACGCGAAAGGCAGCTGGAGCTATTTTGCGAAGCCAAGCGTTGGTTTGATTTGCAAAGAAATAATATCATTATCAGTATCATGGATCCGGTGATCAGGATCAGGCAGGTTAATAAAGGTTTTCCTTCTACCGGTTTTGGTGATCCCCGGAAAATATTCTGGCCGATTGATCAGGATGTGTTAAACGCCAATACCAAACTAACTCAAAATCCACCTTATTAA
- a CDS encoding ISAon1 family transposase, translated as MDNHPISSHLLGRLYQVDGKQLGQQYKDHLSDFHSWSQKDHAEDWMLFADNTGPYLSIDETALSNGELYTIVTNKQAKGNKKAIVAMIKGTQSEQIIAVLEKIPLRSRNKVKEVTMDMAANMIKAIRRCFSNAVRVVDRFHVQKLAYDAVQEARIKYRWEALDAESKLIEQARKNKQSYQPEVLSNGDTLKQLLARSRYLLFKHRSKWTLSQKERADLLFSRYPELLKAYNLAISLGNIFTNCKTKVIAFKKLAIWYNEVEDSGINAFKTVARSVQQHYESILNFFDNRSTNASAESFNAKVKAFRATLRGVRDTSFFLFRLAKIYA; from the coding sequence TTGGATAATCACCCGATCAGCAGCCATTTATTAGGCCGGTTATACCAGGTAGATGGCAAGCAGCTCGGTCAGCAATACAAAGATCACCTAAGTGATTTTCATAGCTGGAGCCAAAAGGATCATGCGGAAGACTGGATGTTGTTTGCAGATAACACAGGCCCTTATCTGAGTATAGATGAAACTGCGTTAAGCAATGGGGAACTCTATACCATTGTTACCAACAAACAAGCCAAAGGGAATAAAAAAGCCATAGTGGCGATGATCAAAGGCACACAGTCTGAACAAATCATCGCTGTACTGGAGAAAATACCCTTAAGGTCAAGGAATAAAGTAAAGGAGGTAACGATGGACATGGCGGCAAACATGATCAAAGCTATACGCAGATGTTTTAGCAATGCTGTGCGGGTCGTGGATCGATTCCATGTACAAAAGCTGGCTTATGACGCTGTTCAGGAAGCAAGAATAAAATATCGCTGGGAAGCTCTTGATGCGGAAAGTAAGCTGATTGAACAGGCCCGGAAAAACAAACAATCCTATCAGCCCGAAGTGCTCAGTAATGGCGATACTTTAAAACAATTACTCGCCCGAAGCAGATACTTGCTGTTCAAGCATCGATCTAAATGGACGCTATCACAAAAGGAAAGGGCTGATCTGCTTTTTTCAAGATATCCGGAACTGCTCAAAGCTTATAATCTTGCTATCAGCTTAGGTAATATATTCACTAATTGTAAAACCAAAGTGATCGCCTTTAAAAAACTGGCTATATGGTATAATGAGGTGGAAGACTCTGGTATTAATGCTTTTAAAACCGTTGCAAGGTCCGTTCAGCAACATTATGAATCTATCTTGAACTTCTTCGATAACAGAAGTACAAACGCATCTGCAGAATCTTTCAATGCTAAAGTTAAAGCTTTCAGAGCTACTCTCAGAGGTGTAAGAGATACTTCATTCTTTCTATTCAGACTTGCTAAAATCTATGCTTAA
- a CDS encoding FecR family protein — protein sequence MNQDTLWILVGKKLNKEATPEELHQLDMMLKQPWADVYSIQILEAMWQQNPDQPPRFISHQLQQKWDRLETKLDTGNTASNGPVNDTEILVRNSKRRFVTVTVAAACLVFGLLSFFYWKYYFGNYDVKTYQITAPLGNVSKIILPDGTKVWLNAGSKIVYKTNYGNKCRMIQLTGEAFFDVVKDSERPFIVNTAAMQIKVLGTAFNVRSYADDNVSETSLIRGRIELTPASNPDHTIILKPSEKLTIPNRIRSHRDENNMLITLSALHTAKNDSLPAEAQWLENKLVFDNEYFDEVAKKMERWYRVSISFKNEQLKQKRFSGKFTKESLSTALDALKATRDFNFLIDNGKVIIY from the coding sequence ATGAACCAGGATACACTTTGGATACTTGTTGGAAAAAAACTGAATAAGGAGGCTACCCCCGAAGAGCTCCATCAGTTGGATATGATGCTTAAGCAACCCTGGGCGGATGTTTATTCGATACAAATATTAGAAGCCATGTGGCAGCAAAACCCCGATCAGCCGCCCCGCTTTATCTCTCACCAACTTCAGCAAAAATGGGACAGGCTGGAAACTAAGCTTGATACCGGCAATACTGCTTCGAATGGCCCGGTAAATGACACTGAAATATTGGTGAGAAACTCCAAACGCAGATTTGTCACCGTTACGGTAGCCGCAGCATGTTTGGTTTTTGGCTTACTGTCGTTTTTTTACTGGAAATATTATTTCGGAAACTATGATGTTAAAACCTACCAGATAACGGCCCCCCTGGGTAATGTCAGCAAAATAATCCTGCCCGACGGTACAAAGGTGTGGCTTAATGCAGGCAGCAAAATAGTTTATAAAACAAATTATGGCAACAAATGCCGGATGATCCAATTAACCGGCGAGGCTTTTTTTGACGTGGTAAAGGATAGTGAACGGCCATTTATCGTAAATACTGCTGCAATGCAAATAAAGGTATTGGGCACAGCCTTTAATGTACGTTCTTATGCGGACGATAATGTTTCAGAAACATCCCTGATCAGGGGAAGGATAGAGCTTACCCCGGCGTCAAACCCTGATCATACTATCATATTAAAGCCTTCCGAAAAATTAACTATCCCAAACAGGATCAGATCTCATCGGGATGAAAATAATATGCTTATTACCTTAAGTGCCCTGCACACGGCAAAAAACGACTCATTACCCGCAGAAGCCCAGTGGCTTGAAAATAAGCTGGTGTTTGATAATGAATACTTTGATGAGGTAGCCAAAAAAATGGAAAGGTGGTACCGTGTTTCCATCTCATTTAAAAATGAACAATTAAAGCAGAAAAGATTTAGCGGAAAATTTACAAAGGAGTCATTAAGCACAGCGTTGGACGCGCTTAAAGCTACCCGCGATTTTAACTTTTTGATTGATAACGGAAAAGTAATTATTTATTAA
- a CDS encoding Crp/Fnr family transcriptional regulator: MNKDSLVQFIQQVLPMSPAKVGVIAEKFKPLKIEKNNYLLKTGKVCSESHFIEKGIVRSYIYDVKGNEVTTAFYSQNSFASDLLSFFKRSPTKENIQAVTDCETWYITYEDMQESFHTMPEFRDYGRLNLVDQYSKLKERMLSMLQETAEQRYEALISSSPEIFQNVPLKYIASYLGVTDTSLSRIRKEFIKK, translated from the coding sequence ATGAATAAAGATAGCCTGGTTCAGTTCATTCAACAGGTATTGCCAATGAGTCCGGCCAAGGTTGGTGTCATTGCAGAGAAGTTCAAACCGTTGAAGATCGAAAAGAATAATTATTTACTTAAAACAGGTAAAGTTTGCAGTGAATCTCATTTTATAGAGAAGGGCATTGTCAGGTCGTATATCTATGATGTCAAAGGGAACGAGGTCACAACCGCATTTTATTCGCAAAATAGTTTTGCCAGCGATTTGCTTTCGTTTTTCAAGCGAAGCCCCACAAAAGAAAATATTCAAGCGGTCACTGATTGTGAAACCTGGTACATCACTTATGAAGATATGCAGGAAAGTTTTCATACCATGCCTGAGTTCCGTGATTATGGCCGGCTGAATTTGGTAGATCAGTACAGCAAGCTGAAGGAAAGAATGCTGTCGATGTTGCAGGAAACGGCCGAGCAACGCTATGAGGCACTGATCAGCTCAAGTCCGGAAATATTTCAAAATGTGCCGTTAAAGTATATAGCCTCCTATTTAGGAGTTACGGACACCTCGTTAAGCAGGATTAGGAAAGAGTTTATAAAAAAATGA
- a CDS encoding SusC/RagA family TonB-linked outer membrane protein has product MAKCTLILILISSFQVFSKGYGQTRININLRDVSVKSALIEIEKASTYRFVYNDDALNALHVGNVNLVNASIADVMDKLLIQTGLTYRVDSNNLVIISDKKPQAALIPITGLVADNKGPLPGVSVKIKGTNLGVLTDNNGKFTINVPDNNAVLVFTFVGYVSTEITVGDRKNINVTLKESATDLNEVIVTGYGQSVAKRDLTGAIATVSAKQIEERHPINLVDALQSQASGVLVVNDSGEPGATGSIQIRGGSTFSTAGNAPLFVIDGILSPSADNVNPNDIQSIEVLKDAASAAIYGSQAANGVILITTKRGQAGKPLINAQYARIFGVMAHKLEQPNSKDLRMERNLYNGNSPDKPTTTNDSLNVVFNSDNDNQDVITQLAKKDILDFGVSGGEKNITYYSSLRYINDQGLIVNSYSKTLQARFNLDYQVSPRFKYSNRLSFGYNTNNNINEGNTINQAFQRPSNLALYYPDGTLTGYISGRRNQLSVALLEVNVTNTYTGDLFNQIDYTISKNLRLTNNFDFGLSTPHNVFFDPKLLSSANPTVSSGRENFAVNTNWAYQGFLNYNKTLGNHSITAVAGVSAEKTQNNSFKIAGTNYANETIYTSNVAGTIDLTNTGTNAGSTSRESFYARAGYNYKSRYIWSVVYRRDGSSKFGSSNQYGNFYGSSAAWRFSDEPFMAWSKKFLEDAKLRVSYGQVGNDRIPANSNLLIYTFGSSFYNAVNGVVLSDQFGNTQLKWESNIQKNIGLDLQFFKGRLNVTADYYQKTTKNLLYQRNIPVETGFTNVYVNVGDVTNNGVELSVNATPVASKNFSWSVNASLSVERNRIKSLYNHQPFLATSGGATYLVQEGGKIGDFYGYKGLGVYQYDASNAYDGNWNRLTPVGVSADGKTASSYTLNGQTYSGTVHHMYAGGALLLGGDMIFDNVKKDSVIDANDRQILGNAQPSFYGAIINTLSYKQFSLSFTFNTIWGGEAYDSPRQTLNNLATSGIVADNNTTYNSWKKQGDITNIPYMGRKNSVANFPGTQSRFLENTSFIRLSYAKFTYNLPANIASRIKMKNIGAYVYGANLLTWTNYTWYDPEFSSSSALTPGNDNGRYPRRREIGFGLNVNF; this is encoded by the coding sequence ATGGCAAAGTGTACCCTGATCCTGATACTTATATCTTCATTTCAGGTTTTTTCAAAAGGCTACGGTCAAACCAGGATCAATATCAATCTTCGTGATGTATCCGTAAAAAGTGCGCTTATAGAGATTGAAAAAGCAAGTACCTACCGTTTCGTTTATAATGATGATGCTTTAAATGCATTGCATGTTGGCAACGTTAACCTGGTTAACGCCTCTATAGCTGACGTAATGGATAAGTTATTAATCCAAACGGGGCTTACCTACAGGGTCGACAGCAATAACCTGGTTATCATCAGTGATAAAAAGCCGCAGGCGGCGCTCATTCCTATTACCGGCCTGGTAGCAGATAATAAGGGGCCCTTGCCGGGGGTAAGTGTGAAGATAAAAGGCACTAATTTGGGCGTCCTGACGGACAATAACGGAAAGTTCACGATCAATGTACCCGACAATAATGCCGTACTGGTATTTACGTTCGTGGGGTATGTTTCAACAGAAATAACGGTTGGCGACCGTAAAAACATCAACGTAACGCTTAAGGAATCGGCAACCGACCTCAACGAGGTGATTGTAACCGGGTATGGCCAATCAGTAGCCAAGCGTGACCTTACCGGGGCTATAGCAACAGTTTCGGCTAAACAAATAGAAGAGCGTCATCCAATTAACCTGGTCGATGCTTTACAGTCGCAGGCATCGGGCGTGTTGGTTGTAAATGATTCGGGCGAGCCGGGAGCTACCGGTTCTATCCAGATTCGCGGTGGATCTACTTTCTCTACCGCGGGTAATGCGCCGTTGTTTGTAATTGACGGAATTTTGAGTCCAAGTGCCGATAATGTTAACCCTAATGATATTCAATCTATTGAAGTGTTAAAAGATGCCGCGTCGGCAGCTATCTATGGTTCGCAGGCAGCTAACGGTGTTATATTAATTACCACTAAGAGGGGACAGGCGGGCAAACCGCTTATTAATGCCCAGTATGCGCGCATTTTTGGCGTAATGGCTCATAAGCTTGAACAACCAAATTCAAAAGACCTGCGCATGGAACGGAATTTATATAACGGTAACAGCCCCGATAAGCCAACTACTACCAACGATTCGCTGAACGTGGTTTTTAATTCTGATAATGACAACCAGGATGTAATTACCCAACTGGCAAAAAAAGATATCCTTGATTTTGGTGTTAGCGGCGGCGAAAAAAATATCACCTATTATTCAAGCCTCAGGTATATTAATGATCAGGGCTTGATCGTTAACAGTTATTCAAAGACACTGCAGGCCCGTTTCAACCTCGATTACCAGGTATCTCCCCGGTTTAAATATAGTAACCGCCTTTCTTTTGGTTATAATACCAACAATAATATTAATGAGGGTAATACCATCAACCAGGCATTTCAGCGGCCGTCAAATTTAGCTTTATATTATCCGGACGGAACCTTAACCGGCTACATCAGCGGGCGCCGTAACCAGTTATCGGTTGCTTTACTGGAGGTTAACGTAACCAACACATACACAGGTGATTTGTTTAATCAGATTGATTATACTATCAGCAAAAACCTGCGTTTAACCAATAACTTTGATTTTGGGTTGTCAACTCCGCACAATGTATTTTTTGATCCGAAACTGTTAAGCAGCGCTAACCCCACCGTAAGCTCGGGCCGGGAAAATTTTGCTGTTAATACTAATTGGGCTTACCAGGGATTTTTAAACTATAATAAAACATTAGGTAATCACTCCATCACCGCGGTGGCCGGGGTGAGTGCCGAAAAAACACAGAATAACAGTTTTAAAATTGCCGGGACAAATTATGCCAATGAAACCATTTATACATCGAACGTTGCCGGTACCATCGATCTGACCAACACGGGAACCAATGCTGGCTCAACCAGTCGCGAGTCCTTTTATGCCCGCGCCGGCTATAATTATAAAAGCCGGTACATATGGAGCGTGGTTTACCGCAGAGATGGATCATCAAAGTTTGGTAGTTCAAACCAATATGGCAATTTCTACGGTTCGTCTGCTGCCTGGCGTTTCTCTGACGAGCCTTTCATGGCCTGGTCTAAAAAATTCCTGGAGGATGCCAAGTTAAGAGTAAGTTATGGGCAAGTTGGTAATGACCGGATCCCGGCCAACTCAAATCTGCTCATTTATACCTTTGGTTCGTCTTTCTACAATGCAGTTAATGGTGTGGTTTTAAGCGACCAATTTGGTAATACCCAGTTAAAATGGGAAAGCAATATCCAGAAAAATATAGGCCTTGATCTGCAGTTTTTTAAGGGCCGCTTAAATGTAACTGCCGATTATTATCAAAAAACAACAAAAAACCTGCTCTACCAACGTAATATACCGGTTGAAACAGGCTTTACCAATGTATATGTAAACGTTGGCGATGTTACCAATAACGGCGTTGAGCTTTCTGTGAACGCCACACCGGTAGCCAGTAAAAACTTTAGCTGGAGCGTTAATGCCAGTTTATCTGTTGAGCGTAACAGAATCAAGAGCCTTTACAATCACCAGCCGTTCCTGGCCACATCGGGAGGTGCTACTTACCTGGTTCAGGAAGGCGGCAAGATTGGTGATTTTTACGGGTACAAAGGCCTCGGCGTGTATCAGTATGATGCATCAAATGCTTACGACGGCAATTGGAACAGGCTAACACCTGTAGGCGTTTCTGCCGATGGAAAAACTGCTTCAAGCTATACCCTGAACGGGCAAACATACTCCGGTACTGTACACCATATGTACGCAGGCGGAGCCCTGTTGCTTGGCGGCGATATGATATTTGACAATGTTAAAAAAGACAGCGTAATAGATGCCAATGACCGACAAATCCTTGGCAATGCGCAGCCGTCATTTTATGGCGCCATAATCAATACCCTCAGTTATAAACAATTCAGCTTGTCGTTTACCTTTAATACCATTTGGGGCGGTGAGGCTTATGATAGCCCAAGGCAAACGCTCAATAACCTGGCCACATCAGGTATAGTTGCTGATAATAATACAACCTATAATTCGTGGAAAAAGCAGGGGGATATTACCAATATACCTTACATGGGGCGTAAAAATTCGGTCGCTAATTTTCCGGGAACGCAGAGCCGTTTCCTCGAAAATACCTCGTTCATACGGCTCAGTTATGCCAAATTCACTTATAACCTGCCAGCAAATATAGCCTCGCGCATTAAAATGAAAAATATAGGGGCCTATGTGTATGGCGCAAACCTGCTTACCTGGACCAACTATACCTGGTATGACCCTGAGTTTTCGTCGAGTTCGGCCTTAACGCCGGGTAATGACAATGGCAGGTATCCGCGCAGGCGCGAAATTGGTTTTGGGTTAAATGTTAATTTCTAA
- a CDS encoding LytR/AlgR family response regulator transcription factor, translating to MIAIAIDDEPIALDVIRAHAAMVPFIELRETFTNAFEALSYLQKNKIDLIFLDIKMPDISGIDFLNSINNAPMVIFTTAYSEHAVQSFELDAVDYLLKPFSLPRFLKACNKVYELYSLRNRSQADEPPPSIFIKDGYEQIKVKLDDILFIEAAGNYAKIFLQDNTSLSTRITITDMQLMLPANKFIRTHRAFIVACDKVSKFDKTQININEHIIPIGATYSQCMQILQI from the coding sequence ATGATAGCCATCGCCATTGATGATGAACCCATAGCACTCGACGTGATTAGAGCGCATGCAGCTATGGTTCCTTTTATTGAGTTAAGAGAAACTTTTACGAATGCTTTTGAAGCACTAAGTTATTTACAGAAGAATAAGATTGATCTGATCTTCCTGGACATCAAAATGCCGGATATCAGCGGTATCGATTTTTTGAACAGTATTAATAATGCGCCAATGGTTATTTTCACCACAGCATATTCCGAACATGCGGTACAAAGCTTCGAACTGGATGCGGTCGACTATCTGCTGAAACCCTTTTCCCTCCCTCGTTTCCTGAAAGCCTGCAACAAAGTATACGAACTCTATAGCTTGCGAAACAGATCTCAAGCCGACGAGCCGCCCCCATCCATCTTCATCAAAGACGGCTATGAACAAATCAAAGTAAAACTGGACGATATCCTATTTATCGAAGCTGCCGGCAATTACGCCAAAATTTTCCTGCAAGACAATACTTCTCTAAGTACAAGGATCACTATAACAGACATGCAGCTCATGCTTCCTGCAAATAAGTTCATCCGCACCCATCGGGCATTTATAGTTGCCTGCGATAAGGTTAGCAAATTCGATAAAACACAAATCAATATCAATGAACACATCATTCCGATAGGCGCAACTTATTCTCAATGCATGCAAATCTTACAGATATGA
- a CDS encoding sensor histidine kinase codes for MLKQFNLKFKDDAVRIEFWIATGFIVAAVFISILDLVHQNQLSAETLMPVLFSYLVTFTIYLLFCFYMAPAFESESKPPLQGFLFLLVFLALGYLVGIINIYFTALLALKLLYIYFNRNRQNNDGALHSEATLLTASWILITVGLLYLSTPLMMRFYMLFVVPVAISLYLYAVHVLLPTLKSRNRNILFYFLHMFLFILLSCIAVFLISLSFNGTNRVLIRPMVNAVMIINTGGENNIQVLVILNFFTQLFIVTPLALGTYRRRNMKNQEEIKMLKTELGQSDANLNFLKSQINPHFLFNALNTLYGTALQEQAARTGEGIQKLGEMMRFMLEENIKDTITLSRDIEYLKNYILLQKLRSATSSSIAIETDIEEYQGPLIITPMLLIPFVENAFKHGISLQNPSHIKVALQVEGSTVYFDVHNSIHSRPDNDPEKERGGIGLENVKQRLNLLYPNRHELVMRENAREFFVHLSIQLAVNH; via the coding sequence ATGTTAAAACAATTCAATTTAAAATTTAAGGATGATGCCGTCCGGATCGAGTTTTGGATCGCAACCGGTTTTATAGTCGCGGCTGTGTTCATATCCATACTGGATCTGGTACACCAGAATCAATTGAGCGCGGAAACGCTGATGCCTGTGTTGTTTAGTTATCTCGTAACCTTTACGATATATCTTTTGTTTTGCTTCTATATGGCGCCGGCTTTTGAAAGCGAAAGTAAACCGCCCCTGCAAGGCTTCCTGTTCCTCCTCGTTTTCCTGGCGCTTGGTTACCTGGTTGGGATCATCAATATTTATTTTACGGCTCTGCTTGCCCTCAAGCTCCTGTACATTTATTTCAACCGTAACCGGCAAAACAATGACGGCGCTTTACACAGTGAAGCGACCCTACTTACCGCATCCTGGATCCTAATTACAGTGGGACTGCTTTACCTTTCTACCCCGCTAATGATGCGGTTTTATATGCTCTTTGTAGTACCTGTCGCCATATCCCTGTACTTGTATGCTGTACACGTACTTTTACCCACGCTTAAATCAAGAAACAGAAATATTCTTTTTTATTTCCTCCACATGTTTCTATTTATTCTATTGTCTTGTATAGCAGTGTTTCTAATCAGTTTATCATTTAACGGCACTAACCGTGTGTTGATAAGGCCCATGGTTAATGCGGTAATGATCATTAATACCGGGGGCGAAAACAATATTCAAGTTTTGGTGATCCTGAATTTTTTCACCCAATTATTTATAGTAACACCACTTGCACTTGGTACCTACAGGCGACGCAATATGAAGAATCAGGAGGAGATTAAGATGCTGAAGACCGAACTTGGCCAATCAGATGCAAACCTCAATTTTTTAAAATCACAAATTAACCCTCACTTTTTGTTTAATGCTTTGAATACTTTGTATGGTACCGCGTTGCAGGAACAGGCTGCACGAACAGGAGAAGGCATCCAAAAATTAGGCGAAATGATGCGCTTTATGCTGGAGGAAAACATCAAAGACACGATTACGCTTTCGCGTGACATTGAATACCTGAAGAATTATATTCTGCTGCAAAAGCTACGTAGTGCCACATCATCCTCTATAGCTATCGAAACCGATATCGAAGAATATCAGGGACCATTAATCATCACTCCGATGTTGCTGATCCCTTTTGTCGAGAACGCATTCAAACATGGTATCAGCCTGCAGAATCCCTCGCATATCAAGGTAGCTCTGCAGGTAGAAGGCTCTACAGTTTATTTCGATGTCCATAACAGTATCCACAGCCGCCCGGACAATGATCCGGAAAAAGAGCGGGGTGGCATTGGCCTGGAAAACGTAAAGCAAAGGTTGAATTTACTTTATCCAAACCGGCACGAACTGGTGATGCGTGAAAATGCAAGGGAGTTTTTCGTCCATCTCTCTATACAACTGGCCGTTAATCACTAA